The genome window ATTCGGGAAATTCAGACCAAGCTCGAAGTTCTGAATGATGAATTTTCCGTGACCAATCAGCGAAACCCTATTTCTTCTATCAAGACACGTATTAAGACTCCTGCCAGCATCTACGAAAAACTCAAGCGCAAGAACTTTCCTTTTACGGAGGAAAGCATCATTAAGAACTTAGATGATGTGGCAGGAATCCGCATGATTTGTCCATTTATCAGTGATATTTACACGATGGCAGATCTGATCGGTTCCCAGGACGACCTTACCGTCCTGAAAGTAAAGGATTATATCCAGAATCCTAAAGAGAATGGTTACCGCAGCTATCACATGATCATAGAAGTGCCGGTATTCTTTTCAGAGGGAAAGACACAGATGAAAGCAGAGCTGCAGATTCGTACCATCGGAATGGATTTCTGGGCAAGCCTTGACCACCAGCTCCATTATAAGAAGGACTACGGAGATCAGGATATCTCGTCCATTGAACGGGAACTGCGCCGCTGCGCAGAGACAGTTAACATCACAGATCGGCATATGGAAGAAATCAAAGCAATTATAGGTACATTTACGAACAGCGAGCCGGACTTACAATAACAGTGCCGAGATGAACGTCCACTGGACGTTCACTTAGGCATGCTTGGCAGCCGAGATGAACGTCTACTGGACGTTCACTTAGGCATGCTTGACAGCCGAGATGAACGTCTACCGGACGTTCACTTAGGCATGCTTGGCAGCCGAGATGAACGTCTACCGGACGTTCACTTAGGCATGCTTGGCAACCAAGATGAAGGTTTGTTTAGCAATGAAAAGGCTGCTGTATGGTGACCGAGAACATCGGTATCATACAGCAGCTATATTTTTTCTATATTTCTTCCATCATTCTTTTCGTAAATAAAATGTCATGGTTGATCGTCTTATAGAAGCCTTTTCGGATCTCATCCTCCGACAGATTCTCCCGTCCCATCAGCCACATCAGCTTCGTGATGACCGCTTCCAGCGTCATATCGTATGCCTCAATCAGATTAAAATCCTGTTTGACACGCTTGCCCACCTCGTAAACAGTCATATTGCTGCCCTCGTTGGCCACCTGGGTCGTCATCACCACGAATTTGCCCTGCTCCGCCCATTTTTCCATCTCCTGATAGAACGCTTTTTCCAGCGTCTGCGGGATGCCGCCCACTCCAAAGCTCTCGATTACCAGACAGTCATAATGTTCAAACAGATAGGGCAAAATGTCTGGTTTCATTCCCGGAATCAGCTTCAACACGCACACGCTGTCTTTCATGTCGTAGTAAAAACGTACACGCCCCCGGCACGGAATCTCCGGAATATAGCGCACCAGCATCCCGTCCTGGATCACCGCCGGATACGGGAAATTGATACTGGAAAATGCATTGTAGCTCTTCGCCCTCTCCTTTTTCGCACGGGTCCCCACGATTACTTTCCCGTCAAATACGATATTTACATTCTGTGACTCATCGTCTGCCGCGTAGATAAAGCTGTCCAGAAGGTTCGTCTTCGCATCTGTCACATCCATATTGATCGGCTTCTGCGCCCCTGTGATCACGATCGGTTTCCTGGAATCCTGAATCATATAGGACAGAGCCGCCGCTGTATAGGCCAGCGTATCCGTTCCATGGCAAATAACAAAACCATCATATCTGTCATATTTTTCTTCCAGAACTTCCACGATCCTCTTCCAATTCTCCGGCCCCATGTTGGTGCTGTCCAGATTGCAGACTTGGAGCGTATCCACCTCGCACACGTCCTTCACCGCCGGAATGTACGACAAAATATCTTCCGGTGAAAGTCCCGGCGCCAGCCCATGACCGGTCTGTTTGGACGCGATCGTACCGCCGGTTCCTAACATCAGTATCTTCTTCAACTTTCTTCCTCCTTACTGCCTCTCATTCCCGGCGCCTCTCTTCGTGCGCCGCCTTCTTTCGGATATCCTTCTATTCACCGAAATTCTTCTCAATTAATCTACAATACTCCTGATAAGCGGGAAGCTCTTCAAATGCGTCTTCCAGCGCATCTCTGACCCCCTTATAATACCAGCCGATGGTATTCTTATCCTTCATGCGGAAACGATTCCAGAGTTCTTCGCCTAACACCGGATAGTCCCTGTCGATATCCCGTATGTTGGAGAGCTTGTCCGCAAGTCCGATCATCTGCACCTCGCGGGGCGCATGCTTAATAAATTCTATCGTCGCACTTTTGCGTTCGAGCCAGGTCTTAGACTTATCCTCACTGTCCTGCACAACAAACGATGCTACTCTCGGGGAAAATTTTTCTGCAAGCACTTCTGCAGTCACACCTTCGCAGTCTTCGATGGTGTCATGTAAAATTGCCGCACTGATGATTTCCTCATCCTGGGTCATGGAAGAGACGATGTCCCCCACCTCTACCGGGTGCACAATATACGGGCGTTTCGTCCCCTTACGAAACTGCCCGTCATGTACTTTGGTTGCAAACTCAATGGCCCTGTTTACCATGTCATTTCTCCTCATATTCAGTGTATTGTTTTCCCTGCCGCAGCCTGATCCCCTAT of Roseburia hominis contains these proteins:
- a CDS encoding GTP pyrophosphokinase family protein, producing MDHTKQSVPSAAHLTALETQWLNAVSPEDFVQNNKAFNMLMMKYRCAIREIQTKLEVLNDEFSVTNQRNPISSIKTRIKTPASIYEKLKRKNFPFTEESIIKNLDDVAGIRMICPFISDIYTMADLIGSQDDLTVLKVKDYIQNPKENGYRSYHMIIEVPVFFSEGKTQMKAELQIRTIGMDFWASLDHQLHYKKDYGDQDISSIERELRRCAETVNITDRHMEEIKAIIGTFTNSEPDLQ
- a CDS encoding asparaginase, coding for MKKILMLGTGGTIASKQTGHGLAPGLSPEDILSYIPAVKDVCEVDTLQVCNLDSTNMGPENWKRIVEVLEEKYDRYDGFVICHGTDTLAYTAAALSYMIQDSRKPIVITGAQKPINMDVTDAKTNLLDSFIYAADDESQNVNIVFDGKVIVGTRAKKERAKSYNAFSSINFPYPAVIQDGMLVRYIPEIPCRGRVRFYYDMKDSVCVLKLIPGMKPDILPYLFEHYDCLVIESFGVGGIPQTLEKAFYQEMEKWAEQGKFVVMTTQVANEGSNMTVYEVGKRVKQDFNLIEAYDMTLEAVITKLMWLMGRENLSEDEIRKGFYKTINHDILFTKRMMEEI
- a CDS encoding HD domain-containing protein translates to MVNRAIEFATKVHDGQFRKGTKRPYIVHPVEVGDIVSSMTQDEEIISAAILHDTIEDCEGVTAEVLAEKFSPRVASFVVQDSEDKSKTWLERKSATIEFIKHAPREVQMIGLADKLSNIRDIDRDYPVLGEELWNRFRMKDKNTIGWYYKGVRDALEDAFEELPAYQEYCRLIEKNFGE